A region of Myxococcus stipitatus DSM 14675 DNA encodes the following proteins:
- a CDS encoding 16S rRNA (uracil(1498)-N(3))-methyltransferase: MNLLLLFDEDFLPDGTARLTGRRAQHAREVLRAEPGESLRVGRLGGLIGTGEVLENTPGVLHLRATLTEPPPPRAGIDLLLAIPRPKALKKVLPALASLGVDRIVLVNAARVEKSYFDSKVLDGAFVRDLLLQGLEQARDTHLPEVLVRERFRPFVEDELDAVFPTSAARLLPHPPATQPLRAVAAAAGQRSVLAIGPDGGWVSFEAQLLESHGFRPFSLGPRILRVETAVPVLVGQVALLAEDNAPRQDASRA, encoded by the coding sequence GTGAACCTGCTGCTGCTCTTCGACGAGGACTTCCTGCCGGACGGAACCGCGCGCCTCACCGGCCGCCGGGCCCAGCACGCCCGAGAGGTCCTCCGCGCCGAACCCGGCGAGTCCCTGCGCGTCGGCCGCCTGGGGGGCCTCATCGGCACGGGCGAGGTGCTGGAGAACACCCCTGGCGTCCTCCACCTGCGCGCCACCCTCACCGAGCCCCCTCCCCCCCGAGCCGGCATCGACCTGCTGCTCGCCATCCCCCGCCCCAAGGCCCTCAAGAAGGTCCTCCCCGCCCTGGCCTCCCTCGGCGTGGACCGCATCGTCCTGGTCAACGCCGCCCGCGTGGAGAAGAGCTACTTCGACTCCAAGGTCCTCGATGGCGCCTTCGTCCGGGACCTCCTGCTCCAAGGCCTGGAACAGGCCCGCGACACCCACCTCCCGGAGGTCCTCGTCCGGGAGCGCTTCCGCCCCTTCGTCGAGGACGAGCTCGACGCCGTGTTTCCCACCAGCGCCGCCCGCCTGCTCCCCCACCCTCCGGCGACCCAGCCCCTGCGCGCCGTGGCCGCGGCGGCGGGCCAGCGCTCCGTCCTCGCCATCGGCCCAGATGGGGGTTGGGTGTCTTTCGAGGCGCAACTGTTGGAATCCCACGGTTTTCGCCCCTTCTCGCTGGGGCCTCGAATCCTCCGGGTGGAGACGGCGGTTCCCGTGCTCGTCGGGCAAGTGGCCCTTCTCGCGGAAGACAATGCTCCGCGTCAGGATGCATCTCGGGCTTGA
- a CDS encoding tRNA-uridine aminocarboxypropyltransferase — protein sequence MRSLCLRCYRPESACYCSQLPPRLDTRTRVVFLQHPRERRVAIGTARMAHLALANSELHQGVDFTGHARLEELAARPESVAVLFPGEEAISVEQARMRPPETLIVVDGTWPQAKKVVSRNPVLAGLPRIGFVPRRPSNYRIRAEPADHCVSTIEAVVEILGLLEGEPERFDTMLRAFEYMVDTQLGRQSTRTSPNRRRIHYGPWRPPLELRELAEGFENLVVFYGEANAHPTGADIPAELVHVVASRPASGERFEAVIAPEQPLARSTPLHVELSEDVLRAGEPRSEALARFERFLRPSDELAVWTSFALDLLWEGGVSRRPARNVRLATARALEGKAGSVEHAMALLSGPEVPLWAPGRAGVRIRALESVLRVLVDRGNAREPMKRVKQPEVVQG from the coding sequence GTGCGTTCCCTTTGTCTTCGTTGCTACCGCCCCGAGAGCGCTTGCTACTGCTCGCAACTGCCGCCCCGGTTGGACACGCGCACCCGCGTCGTCTTCCTCCAGCACCCGCGTGAGCGGCGTGTGGCCATTGGCACGGCGCGCATGGCGCACCTGGCGCTGGCGAACTCCGAGCTGCACCAGGGGGTGGACTTCACCGGACATGCGCGGCTGGAGGAGCTGGCCGCGCGGCCCGAGTCCGTCGCGGTGCTCTTCCCGGGGGAGGAAGCCATCTCGGTGGAGCAGGCGCGGATGCGTCCGCCGGAGACGCTCATCGTCGTGGATGGGACGTGGCCGCAGGCGAAGAAGGTCGTGAGCCGCAACCCGGTGCTCGCGGGGCTGCCTCGCATCGGCTTCGTGCCGCGGCGCCCGAGCAACTACCGCATTCGCGCGGAGCCCGCGGACCACTGCGTCTCGACCATCGAGGCGGTGGTGGAGATTCTGGGGTTGCTGGAGGGCGAGCCCGAGCGCTTCGACACGATGCTGCGCGCGTTCGAGTACATGGTGGACACGCAGCTGGGGCGACAGTCGACGCGCACGTCGCCCAATCGACGCCGCATCCACTATGGCCCGTGGCGTCCGCCGCTGGAGTTGCGCGAGCTGGCGGAGGGCTTCGAGAACCTGGTCGTGTTCTACGGCGAGGCGAACGCGCACCCGACGGGGGCGGACATTCCGGCGGAGCTGGTGCATGTGGTGGCGAGCAGGCCTGCCTCGGGAGAGCGCTTCGAGGCGGTCATTGCTCCCGAGCAGCCGCTGGCTCGCAGCACGCCGCTGCATGTGGAGTTGTCCGAGGACGTGTTGAGGGCGGGGGAGCCTCGGAGCGAGGCGCTGGCGCGGTTCGAGCGGTTCCTGCGTCCGAGTGATGAGCTGGCGGTGTGGACGTCGTTCGCGCTGGATTTGTTGTGGGAGGGCGGTGTGAGCCGCAGGCCCGCGCGGAACGTGCGGCTCGCCACGGCGCGGGCGCTGGAGGGGAAGGCTGGGAGCGTGGAGCACGCGATGGCGCTCTTGAGCGGTCCGGAGGTGCCGCTCTGGGCGCCTGGGCGCGCGGGGGTTCGCATCCGCGCGCTGGAGTCCGTGCTGCGTGTGCTCGTCGACCGGGGCAACGCGCGCGAGCCGATGAAGCGCGTGAAGCAGCCCGAGGTCGTGCAGGGCTGA
- a CDS encoding FecR domain-containing protein, with product MAHLETKALWALAAHESSAEETTRAQAHLSQCAKCAEEWERVRTTRAMVQEARAEQPSVPWDALGAKLRSQAAARLAEDAARWRWPRLPAVQWPWGLALAGAVAAMVAFWVAIPREPSTQASPADTVIAEQRPTDSGAQVAETGATSSPDSDTAHAESTTGAMLKERGGELRELRAGMRLSAGTAVKTPARASAMLRLPDASRAKLSAESEVELSRAEARDVHLTVHQGRLSVKASHAERRGFRVDVADLRVWVVGTVFTVERTAEGASVAVAEGRVRVERDGQPPRMVGAGERIELSERESELKQEPLSEPDREALDAVNQSPEPALPEAGLTVPTAANTPEAAQAVRPAVAHAPHAPSTVKPALATTPSTQPEPRSKVMSASMAMKHDKPQSPASAVPRAAPETMVPEEPRATTAVAKAGSPSTPSGNPEQEFAPYPAPSVAESLPPPPPTNNAPAVPPPAPPVQMAQTPPPKKKSEGLISMSLLSKDSDERFLGYARLQMGPRTCENFLAGLEEIADRSPRTDHREQARYLRARCFEERLQGQDAKMEYRQYLNEFPRGRYVREAGAAILP from the coding sequence ATGGCGCACCTTGAGACCAAGGCGCTGTGGGCGCTGGCGGCCCATGAATCGAGCGCCGAGGAGACGACTCGCGCGCAGGCGCACCTGAGCCAGTGTGCGAAGTGCGCGGAGGAATGGGAGCGCGTGCGGACGACGCGCGCGATGGTGCAGGAGGCTCGGGCGGAGCAGCCGTCGGTGCCGTGGGATGCGTTGGGGGCGAAGCTGCGGAGTCAGGCGGCGGCGCGACTGGCGGAGGATGCAGCGCGGTGGCGATGGCCCAGGCTGCCGGCGGTGCAGTGGCCGTGGGGGCTCGCGCTCGCGGGCGCTGTCGCGGCGATGGTGGCCTTCTGGGTCGCGATTCCGAGGGAGCCTTCGACGCAGGCGAGCCCCGCGGACACGGTGATTGCGGAGCAGCGACCCACGGACTCAGGGGCACAGGTCGCGGAGACGGGGGCAACGTCGTCGCCGGACAGCGACACCGCGCATGCGGAGAGCACCACGGGCGCGATGCTCAAGGAGCGCGGGGGCGAGCTGCGTGAGCTTCGTGCCGGGATGCGCTTGAGCGCGGGCACGGCGGTCAAGACTCCGGCGCGCGCATCGGCGATGTTGCGGCTGCCGGACGCGAGTCGGGCGAAGCTCTCGGCGGAGTCGGAGGTGGAGCTGTCTCGCGCGGAGGCTCGGGATGTCCACCTCACGGTGCATCAGGGCCGGTTGTCGGTGAAGGCCTCGCACGCGGAGCGACGCGGCTTCCGCGTGGACGTCGCGGACCTGCGCGTCTGGGTGGTGGGCACGGTGTTCACGGTGGAGCGGACAGCCGAAGGGGCCTCGGTCGCGGTGGCCGAGGGCCGCGTGCGAGTGGAGCGCGATGGCCAGCCGCCACGGATGGTGGGCGCGGGAGAGCGCATCGAGCTGAGCGAGCGCGAGAGTGAGCTGAAGCAAGAGCCCTTGTCCGAGCCAGACCGTGAAGCGCTGGATGCGGTGAATCAGTCTCCAGAGCCTGCGCTGCCGGAAGCCGGACTCACCGTACCCACGGCCGCGAACACACCGGAGGCAGCCCAGGCCGTGCGCCCGGCCGTGGCGCATGCGCCTCATGCGCCGTCCACGGTGAAGCCGGCGCTCGCGACCACGCCATCGACGCAGCCGGAGCCCCGGTCGAAGGTCATGTCCGCGTCCATGGCGATGAAGCACGACAAGCCGCAGAGCCCCGCGTCGGCGGTGCCGCGCGCTGCGCCGGAGACGATGGTTCCTGAAGAGCCTCGGGCCACGACGGCCGTGGCGAAAGCAGGCAGTCCGTCAACGCCCTCGGGGAATCCAGAGCAGGAGTTCGCGCCCTACCCCGCGCCCTCGGTGGCGGAGTCGCTGCCGCCACCTCCCCCGACGAACAACGCGCCCGCCGTGCCGCCTCCCGCGCCACCGGTTCAGATGGCACAGACGCCTCCGCCCAAGAAGAAGTCGGAGGGACTCATCTCGATGTCGCTCTTGTCGAAGGATTCGGACGAGCGGTTCCTTGGCTATGCACGGCTCCAGATGGGGCCTCGGACGTGCGAGAACTTCCTCGCGGGGCTGGAGGAGATCGCGGACCGAAGTCCTCGCACGGACCATCGCGAGCAGGCGCGCTATCTCCGTGCGCGCTGCTTCGAGGAGCGGCTCCAGGGACAGGACGCGAAGATGGAGTACCGCCAATACCTCAACGAGTTCCCACGCGGCCGCTACGTCCGCGAGGCAGGCGCCGCCATCCTCCCCTGA
- a CDS encoding RNA polymerase sigma factor codes for MIFREAQVLSATVSPEERPGPESSSPPTSDDQQLHLLVRRLQEGDLTAFDHIYELTRVDAARTLRHLVGNRVDVEDLLQETYLRLLTAVKGYRGESRFRTFFYRVCSNVALSHLRWKRRRPEDSVAEPPECEAPGEDPERAAARRQAARLVEVALERLKPKKRIVFVYYELCGMSPDEIAEAVGSSPNTVRSRLHHARREFHEAMQRLLVTRRPGGDHGAP; via the coding sequence GTGATTTTCCGTGAAGCCCAGGTGCTGTCCGCGACGGTGTCGCCCGAGGAGCGCCCGGGGCCCGAGTCCTCGTCACCTCCCACGTCGGATGACCAGCAGCTCCACCTGCTCGTGCGCCGGCTCCAGGAGGGGGACCTCACGGCGTTTGACCACATCTACGAGCTGACCCGGGTGGACGCCGCGCGCACCTTGCGGCACCTGGTGGGCAATCGCGTCGACGTGGAGGACCTGCTCCAGGAGACGTACCTGCGGCTGCTGACGGCCGTGAAGGGGTACCGGGGCGAGTCGCGCTTCCGCACGTTCTTCTACCGGGTGTGCTCCAACGTCGCGCTCTCGCATCTGCGCTGGAAGCGGCGAAGGCCGGAGGACTCCGTCGCGGAGCCCCCGGAGTGCGAGGCGCCGGGAGAGGACCCGGAGCGGGCCGCGGCCCGGCGGCAGGCGGCTCGGCTGGTGGAGGTGGCGTTGGAGCGGCTGAAGCCCAAGAAGCGAATCGTCTTCGTGTACTACGAGCTGTGCGGCATGAGCCCCGACGAAATCGCCGAGGCCGTGGGAAGCTCCCCCAACACCGTCCGCAGCCGCCTCCACCACGCGCGACGGGAGTTCCACGAGGCCATGCAGCGACTGCTCGTCACCCGCCGCCCCGGAGGCGACCATGGCGCACCTTGA
- a CDS encoding DUF7107 domain-containing protein yields the protein MDEDDLCACVSSSDCESDQFCRAGYCRDRSPNARDCFSSTDCERSEVCINSVCLQPCSRPGDCGAGGKCEAGFCAPTTPPSRDGGSVDGGPRPDGGSRPDGGPRPDGGHPPTDGGPGPQCWVNKDCGAGNYCINNQCFRGCTTDGQCSSTETCSANVCRPRPRDPNACYSATDCSGGKDCVNGQCRAQCSSTTECAADHACEIGYCQPIPHGGECRANCDCPSGQVCTNGQCRSSQPDPGKACLANCDCPSGEVCKEGYCRAPPPPPDAGPGPGPACTANCECPSGQVCTNGACEQPQPSPDAGTVCRANCECPASQVCVEGACRPQGSGNACQANCECPAGERCVNNACWR from the coding sequence ATGGATGAAGACGACCTCTGTGCCTGCGTCTCGAGCAGCGACTGTGAGTCGGACCAGTTCTGCCGTGCCGGTTACTGTCGGGACCGCTCACCGAACGCTCGGGATTGCTTCTCGTCCACGGACTGCGAGCGCTCCGAGGTCTGCATCAACTCCGTCTGCCTCCAGCCCTGCTCGCGTCCTGGGGACTGCGGCGCGGGAGGCAAGTGTGAAGCGGGCTTCTGCGCGCCCACCACGCCTCCGTCGAGAGATGGTGGCTCCGTCGATGGAGGCCCGCGTCCCGATGGCGGCTCTCGCCCCGATGGGGGCCCGCGTCCGGACGGCGGTCATCCGCCCACCGATGGTGGCCCGGGTCCGCAGTGCTGGGTGAACAAGGATTGTGGGGCGGGGAACTACTGCATCAACAACCAGTGCTTCCGCGGCTGCACCACGGATGGGCAGTGCTCCAGCACGGAGACGTGCAGCGCCAATGTCTGCCGTCCGCGTCCCAGGGACCCGAACGCGTGCTACTCGGCGACGGACTGCTCGGGTGGCAAGGATTGCGTGAACGGCCAGTGCCGCGCGCAGTGCTCGTCCACCACGGAGTGCGCCGCGGACCACGCCTGCGAGATTGGCTACTGCCAGCCCATTCCCCACGGCGGCGAGTGCCGCGCCAACTGCGACTGCCCCTCGGGCCAGGTCTGCACGAATGGCCAGTGCCGCTCCTCGCAGCCGGACCCGGGCAAGGCGTGCCTGGCCAACTGCGACTGCCCCTCGGGTGAGGTGTGCAAGGAGGGCTACTGCCGCGCGCCGCCGCCTCCTCCGGATGCGGGCCCGGGCCCCGGTCCCGCGTGCACGGCCAACTGCGAGTGCCCCTCCGGTCAGGTCTGCACCAACGGCGCCTGCGAACAGCCGCAGCCCTCGCCCGACGCGGGCACGGTGTGCCGCGCCAACTGCGAGTGCCCCGCGTCGCAGGTGTGCGTGGAGGGGGCCTGCAGGCCCCAGGGCAGCGGCAATGCCTGTCAGGCGAACTGCGAGTGCCCCGCGGGCGAGCGCTGCGTCAACAACGCCTGCTGGCGGTAG
- a CDS encoding class I SAM-dependent methyltransferase, with amino-acid sequence MAAPEGTRGNGGDEAGMFANRLRKGAKHFRKWARAQGLTAFRVYDRDIPEYPFAIDFYGDCVHVTEYPRRRALKSGTAETQRTEVLEAVAAVLEVPAERIFVKTHTPQPWGRAQYGRVGEGSGRLVVEERGLKFWVNLGDYLDTGLFMDHRDTRQRVREEARGKRFLNLFAYTGAFTVYAAAGGASSTVTVDLSNTYLDWAEDNLDLNGLANSRHELIRADAKAWVDAQAEGAERYDLIVCDPPSFSTSKKMTGSFNVQRDHVRLLDALRTLLAPGGVLYFSNNFLGFQLDAKAARGWKSVEELTPASIPEDFQRKDIHRCWRMVAP; translated from the coding sequence ATGGCTGCACCCGAAGGCACTCGAGGCAACGGCGGCGACGAGGCGGGCATGTTCGCCAATCGGCTCCGCAAGGGCGCGAAGCACTTTCGCAAGTGGGCCCGCGCCCAGGGGCTGACGGCCTTCCGCGTCTATGACCGGGACATTCCCGAGTACCCCTTCGCCATCGACTTCTACGGCGACTGCGTCCACGTCACGGAGTACCCGCGCCGCCGCGCGCTCAAGTCCGGCACCGCGGAGACGCAGCGGACCGAAGTGCTCGAGGCCGTGGCCGCCGTGCTGGAGGTCCCCGCCGAGCGCATCTTCGTGAAGACGCACACGCCCCAACCCTGGGGCCGCGCGCAGTACGGCCGGGTGGGCGAGGGCAGCGGGCGGCTCGTGGTGGAGGAGCGCGGGCTGAAGTTCTGGGTCAACCTGGGCGACTACCTGGACACCGGCCTCTTCATGGACCACCGGGACACCCGTCAGCGGGTGCGCGAGGAGGCCCGGGGCAAGCGCTTCCTCAACCTCTTCGCGTACACGGGCGCCTTCACCGTCTACGCCGCGGCGGGGGGCGCCTCGAGCACCGTGACGGTGGACCTGTCCAACACGTACCTGGACTGGGCCGAGGACAACCTGGACTTGAATGGCCTGGCGAACTCACGCCACGAACTCATCCGCGCGGACGCGAAGGCGTGGGTGGACGCCCAGGCCGAGGGCGCCGAGCGCTATGACCTCATCGTCTGCGACCCGCCCTCGTTCTCCACGTCGAAGAAGATGACGGGCTCCTTCAACGTGCAGCGGGACCACGTACGGCTCTTGGATGCGCTCCGGACGCTGCTCGCGCCCGGAGGGGTCCTCTACTTCTCCAACAACTTCCTCGGCTTCCAGCTCGACGCCAAGGCCGCGCGCGGCTGGAAGTCCGTGGAAGAGCTCACGCCCGCCTCCATCCCCGAGGACTTCCAACGCAAGGACATCCACCGCTGCTGGCGGATGGTGGCGCCCTGA
- a CDS encoding crotonase/enoyl-CoA hydratase family protein encodes MSVRIEKRGPVTTVILQRPEVRNAVDGVTAQALADAFRAFDADTEARVGVLYGDGGTFCAGADLKAVSERRLPRLEVDGDGPMGPSRMVLSKPVIAAISGHAVAGGLELALWCDLRVVEEDAVLGVFCRRWGVPLIDGGTVRLPRLIGLSRALDLILTGRPVRAPEALAMGLANRVVPIGQAREAAEALALEVAAFPQACMNADRASAYAQVGQGLEQALRQEFLCGVKVLESESMAGATRFAKGAGRHGTFE; translated from the coding sequence ATGAGCGTGCGCATCGAGAAGCGGGGCCCCGTCACCACCGTCATCCTCCAGCGGCCCGAGGTGCGCAACGCGGTGGATGGCGTCACCGCCCAGGCCCTGGCCGACGCGTTCCGCGCCTTCGACGCCGACACCGAGGCTCGCGTGGGGGTGCTGTATGGAGATGGTGGGACGTTCTGCGCGGGCGCGGACCTGAAGGCCGTGTCCGAGCGCCGATTGCCTCGGCTCGAGGTGGACGGGGACGGGCCCATGGGGCCCTCGCGCATGGTGTTGAGCAAGCCCGTCATCGCGGCCATCAGCGGCCATGCGGTGGCGGGAGGGCTGGAGCTGGCGCTGTGGTGTGACCTGCGCGTGGTGGAGGAGGACGCGGTGCTGGGCGTCTTCTGTCGGCGCTGGGGCGTGCCGCTCATCGATGGGGGCACGGTGCGGCTGCCCCGGCTCATCGGCCTGTCCCGGGCCCTGGACCTCATCCTCACGGGGCGTCCGGTGCGGGCCCCGGAGGCGCTGGCCATGGGGCTGGCCAACCGGGTGGTTCCTATCGGACAGGCGCGCGAGGCCGCGGAGGCGCTCGCCCTGGAAGTGGCCGCGTTTCCGCAGGCTTGCATGAACGCGGACCGGGCTTCGGCCTATGCGCAGGTGGGGCAGGGGCTGGAGCAGGCGCTGCGCCAGGAGTTCCTCTGCGGGGTGAAAGTGTTGGAGAGCGAATCCATGGCCGGCGCCACCCGCTTCGCGAAGGGGGCCGGACGACACGGGACGTTCGAGTAG
- a CDS encoding cystathionine gamma-synthase, with protein MRFDTLAIHAGQEPDPTTGAIMTPVYLSSTYVQDGPGEHKGYEYSRTHNPTRKALQDCLAALEGAKHGAAFASGLAATDMLMHMLDAGDHVVVSDDVYGGTFRIFDKVFKRSGLNFSFVDLSQPGAFEAAITPKTKMVWVESPTNPMLKLIDLARIAEVAKKRGILAVADNTFMTPYFQRPLDLGFDVVTHSTTKYLNGHSDVVGGFVCTSREDVAERMYFLQNAVGGVSGAFDSFLVLRGVKTLHVRMDRHALNAMKVSQFLVSHPKVKKVTYPGLETHPQHALAKQQMKGFGGMLTFDIHGGLEAARRFLKTTKVFACAESLGGVESLIEHPAIMTHASVPKETREKLGITDGFIRLSVGIEDSQDLIDDLSQALDVVK; from the coding sequence ATGCGCTTCGACACCCTCGCGATTCATGCCGGCCAGGAGCCGGATCCAACTACGGGCGCCATCATGACTCCCGTCTACCTGAGTTCCACCTACGTCCAGGATGGGCCAGGGGAGCACAAAGGCTACGAGTACAGCCGGACGCACAACCCCACGCGCAAGGCGCTCCAGGACTGCCTGGCGGCGCTCGAGGGTGCGAAGCACGGCGCGGCCTTCGCCTCGGGCCTGGCCGCCACGGACATGTTGATGCACATGCTGGACGCCGGTGACCACGTCGTCGTCTCCGACGACGTGTACGGCGGCACCTTCCGCATCTTCGACAAGGTCTTCAAGCGCAGCGGACTGAACTTCTCCTTCGTCGACCTGTCCCAGCCGGGGGCCTTCGAGGCGGCCATCACGCCCAAGACGAAGATGGTGTGGGTGGAGTCGCCCACCAACCCGATGCTCAAGCTCATCGACCTGGCGCGCATCGCCGAGGTCGCCAAGAAGCGGGGCATCCTGGCCGTCGCGGACAACACCTTCATGACGCCGTACTTCCAGCGCCCGCTGGACCTCGGCTTCGACGTGGTGACGCACTCGACGACGAAGTACCTCAACGGGCACAGCGACGTGGTGGGCGGCTTCGTCTGCACCAGCCGCGAGGACGTGGCGGAGCGGATGTACTTCCTCCAGAACGCCGTGGGCGGTGTGTCCGGCGCGTTCGACAGCTTCCTCGTGCTGCGTGGCGTGAAGACGCTCCACGTCCGCATGGACCGGCACGCGCTCAACGCGATGAAGGTGTCCCAGTTCCTCGTCTCGCACCCGAAGGTGAAGAAGGTCACCTACCCGGGCCTGGAGACGCATCCGCAGCACGCGCTCGCCAAGCAGCAGATGAAGGGCTTCGGCGGCATGCTGACGTTCGACATCCACGGCGGCCTGGAGGCGGCGCGCCGCTTCCTCAAGACGACGAAGGTGTTCGCGTGCGCCGAGTCGCTCGGCGGCGTCGAGTCCCTCATCGAGCACCCGGCCATCATGACCCACGCGTCCGTGCCGAAGGAGACGCGTGAGAAGCTGGGCATCACGGATGGCTTCATCCGCCTGTCCGTGGGCATCGAGGACTCGCAGGACCTCATCGACGACCTGTCGCAGGCGCTCGACGTGGTGAAGTAG
- a CDS encoding tail fiber domain-containing protein has product MSAKTWLVALGFAAVGLGCSGDDGATGSQGLQGTQGTPGPQGERGPAGPPGPTWQVGTGLALSNNVLNLRFGNGAEFPVSDNDLRLSNPREPLPNSGSYIQNALNNNVQDASFSLKGEGTTKGRMTTNTELLVDVAAEIPTTPPTSPTTLLRLQNTASTGVKWNKFPLLTVDSAGSILARGETGQGLIPMTGAGVRLMWWPRQAAFRAGNAEGQWDSASVGLYSWAGGNLTTANGQGAFAMGERCTASGRNSVCLGNGSSAAGDSSIALGYRVSTSNFPGSFVFGDQSSLDVHAVTAPNQFLVRASGGIRLRTSSNLALGCDVPSDTSELRCTSDRNEKDDFRQVDGEALLGKVANLPISTWRYKAEQSDVRHMGPVAQDFRATFGLGTDNKSIGLLDISGVNLAAIQALEVRTRELREKSAEVDALKSEMAELKRTMSRLEAAVLAKDARP; this is encoded by the coding sequence ATGAGTGCCAAGACGTGGCTGGTCGCGCTGGGGTTCGCGGCCGTGGGGCTCGGCTGCAGTGGAGATGACGGTGCAACGGGGTCCCAAGGTCTCCAGGGCACCCAGGGCACGCCCGGCCCGCAGGGAGAGCGAGGCCCCGCGGGGCCACCCGGTCCCACGTGGCAGGTGGGCACGGGCCTGGCGCTGAGCAACAACGTGCTTAACCTCCGGTTCGGAAACGGGGCGGAGTTCCCCGTCTCGGACAATGACTTGCGCCTCTCCAACCCGCGCGAGCCCTTGCCGAACAGCGGGAGCTACATCCAGAACGCCCTCAACAACAACGTCCAGGACGCCTCCTTTTCCCTCAAGGGTGAGGGCACCACGAAAGGAAGGATGACGACGAACACCGAGCTGCTCGTCGACGTCGCGGCCGAAATCCCCACCACCCCTCCCACCTCCCCCACCACGCTTTTGAGGCTCCAGAACACGGCCAGCACGGGCGTGAAGTGGAACAAGTTCCCCCTGCTCACCGTGGACTCCGCGGGCAGCATCCTGGCGCGCGGCGAGACGGGCCAAGGACTGATTCCGATGACGGGCGCGGGCGTGCGCCTCATGTGGTGGCCTCGCCAGGCCGCCTTCCGCGCGGGCAATGCGGAGGGCCAATGGGACAGCGCCAGCGTGGGCCTGTACTCCTGGGCCGGTGGCAACCTGACCACCGCCAACGGGCAGGGAGCCTTCGCCATGGGCGAGCGCTGCACCGCCAGCGGCCGCAACTCCGTGTGCCTGGGCAACGGCAGCAGTGCCGCCGGCGACTCCAGCATCGCGCTGGGCTATCGGGTGTCGACCAGCAACTTCCCTGGCTCCTTCGTCTTCGGTGACCAGTCGAGCCTCGACGTCCACGCCGTCACCGCGCCCAATCAGTTCCTCGTGCGAGCCTCTGGCGGCATCCGGCTTCGCACCAGCTCCAACCTCGCCTTGGGCTGTGACGTGCCGTCCGACACCTCCGAGCTGCGCTGCACGTCCGACCGCAACGAGAAGGACGACTTCCGGCAGGTCGACGGCGAGGCCCTGCTCGGCAAGGTGGCCAACCTCCCCATCTCCACCTGGCGCTACAAGGCCGAGCAGTCCGACGTGCGCCACATGGGCCCCGTCGCGCAGGACTTCCGCGCCACGTTCGGTCTCGGCACGGACAACAAGAGCATCGGCCTGCTCGATATCTCCGGCGTGAACCTCGCGGCCATCCAGGCGCTCGAGGTCCGCACCCGGGAGCTGCGCGAGAAGAGCGCCGAGGTCGACGCCCTCAAGTCCGAGATGGCCGAGCTCAAGCGCACCATGTCCCGACTCGAGGCCGCGGTCCTCGCGAAGGACGCGCGCCCGTAG
- a CDS encoding MaoC family dehydratase, whose product MRYFEDFQPGETSEAGPYVISREEIIAFAKQFDPQPFHLSDEGGREGIFGGIIASGWHTASICHKLVVEHLLKGSASLGSPGLDELRWLRPVRPGDALTARFEVVSTTPSRSKADRGAIKFRFEVRNQSGEVVMTEIANALFSRRPEGTEAK is encoded by the coding sequence ATGCGCTACTTCGAAGACTTCCAGCCCGGTGAGACGAGCGAGGCCGGGCCCTACGTCATCTCGCGCGAGGAGATCATCGCCTTCGCGAAGCAGTTCGACCCGCAGCCCTTCCACCTGAGTGACGAAGGGGGGCGCGAGGGCATCTTCGGCGGCATCATCGCGAGCGGATGGCACACCGCGTCCATCTGCCACAAGCTCGTGGTGGAGCACCTGCTGAAGGGCTCCGCGAGCCTGGGCTCTCCAGGGCTGGACGAGCTGCGGTGGCTGCGTCCGGTGCGGCCTGGGGACGCGCTGACCGCGCGGTTCGAGGTCGTCTCGACGACGCCCTCGCGAAGCAAGGCGGACCGAGGCGCCATCAAGTTCCGCTTCGAGGTCCGCAATCAGTCTGGCGAAGTGGTGATGACGGAAATCGCCAACGCGCTCTTCTCCCGGCGCCCCGAGGGCACGGAGGCGAAGTAG